The DNA window CCTCATGTTCTATTCCTAGCTGCGCAGGATCAATCTTGTTTCCCTTCGAGTCCGAAAAGTACATCAAGGAAACGATCTTCTCGTGCGGAACAATCTCGTGGTATTCAACCGCATTCCAGAACTCCTGCCCATCCGGTGCTTTCATGCAGCAGAGAAATTTTCCCCCAACGCGAAAATCCATCTGGCAAACGGGCGCAGTAAAGCCCTTCGGCCCCCACCACTGCATCACATATTTCGGGTCTGTCCACGCCTTCCAAACCAATTCGCGTGGGGCATCAAAAACTCTTGTGACAACCATCCGCTCTGTCTCATTCAACGTGCTTTTTGTCATGTCCAACCTCCGCTTTCTT is part of the Terriglobia bacterium genome and encodes:
- a CDS encoding SRPBCC domain-containing protein encodes the protein MTKSTLNETERMVVTRVFDAPRELVWKAWTDPKYVMQWWGPKGFTAPVCQMDFRVGGKFLCCMKAPDGQEFWNAVEYHEIVPHEKIVSLMYFSDSKGNKIDPAQLGIEHE